A region from the Lentisphaera profundi genome encodes:
- a CDS encoding RNA polymerase sigma factor yields the protein MNYESTRVTLIQRIKNRLDENSWEEFTRWYSPYIMAILNRSGVPLHQVEDLNQDILLSIWKSIENFEYKPSECTFRTWLSTISRNKIYDFFARQKTKSNYESSTVIPTTLEKSEIDIIIEREWRLYIAGKAFEKVSQQFNEKAIQAYREFQSGKDVPDISQKLEISESSVYVYNKRVKDAMSREIILLSRDLE from the coding sequence ATGAATTACGAATCTACACGAGTCACCCTAATCCAACGGATAAAAAACCGTTTAGATGAAAATTCCTGGGAGGAATTCACTCGTTGGTATTCACCGTATATCATGGCAATATTAAATCGCTCAGGTGTTCCCCTGCATCAAGTAGAGGATCTCAATCAAGACATACTTTTGAGTATTTGGAAAAGTATTGAAAATTTTGAGTACAAGCCTTCTGAATGTACTTTTCGCACTTGGTTATCGACCATAAGTCGTAATAAAATTTACGATTTTTTTGCACGACAAAAAACAAAAAGTAATTATGAATCTAGTACAGTTATCCCCACTACTTTAGAGAAATCTGAAATTGATATTATTATTGAACGAGAATGGCGCTTATATATTGCGGGGAAAGCTTTTGAAAAAGTTTCTCAACAATTTAATGAAAAAGCAATCCAAGCCTATCGTGAATTTCAAAGTGGTAAAGATGTACCTGACATATCTCAAAAATTAGAGATATCAGAGAGCAGTGTTTACGTGTATAATAAAAGAGTTAAAGATGCTATGAGTCGTGAAATCATCCTACTCTCTCGTGATCTAGAGTAA
- a CDS encoding DUF1588 domain-containing protein — protein sequence MKLLMTSLLFITGMNLMSNEKIDYNNQIKPFLEKHCIECHGGEKIKAKLDFTKINSPKDIKLHFEMWEEALELIHEGEMPPEERDQPELEEKKIFTQWYKHNFEEVEAHPGFSQPRRLSTMEYKNSLEDIFGFNLEVQVQEAHESKIEKSLVKKLFPVDPPGRSGFQNDTYGSQFASSDLSRYAFIADKTIEKLFNESEKLSAVKPPNKITKKQTAQILSYYLSKIYRRSLNKEEIASLKVLIGKNTDLWSMLRMELKAALISPKFLYRGLDIKGTAGEVFSVSNDELAQRLSYFLWGSVPDEKLLKLAKNKSLKDEEVWEMQIKRMVEDQRSQRFIEDIAVQWFALNEMDHLGGRLPYDDALKNQPIKFFEYLIKEDRPLIELIDSKVTYANGLIEKFYKKDSKQITRVGKEKGIEMVIQPLQKIELKNTENRGGILTMPGILAMNGVKGRTSPVLRGTWVLERILGDHLPEPPMDVGAVPNNKKGEILTFRQRFEAHRSNKTCAVCHDRIDPLGFALESYDDSGGFRTHEMIGKKKNAKKGAAIDASGQMPSGEKFKSFLELKSTLVNNHSETITRNIVKRFMSYALCRKLELYDQPEVERITKQLNENQGTYLELIKLVTTSLPFTKTVIAEEI from the coding sequence ATGAAACTATTAATGACTTCACTACTATTTATTACGGGGATGAATCTGATGTCTAATGAGAAAATTGATTACAATAATCAGATTAAACCATTTCTCGAGAAACATTGTATTGAATGTCACGGTGGTGAAAAAATAAAGGCAAAATTGGATTTCACGAAGATCAATAGTCCAAAAGACATAAAATTACATTTTGAAATGTGGGAAGAAGCACTAGAACTCATTCATGAAGGAGAGATGCCTCCAGAAGAGCGTGATCAACCTGAGTTAGAAGAAAAAAAAATCTTTACTCAATGGTACAAACACAATTTCGAAGAAGTAGAGGCTCATCCGGGATTCTCTCAACCACGACGCTTATCGACAATGGAATATAAGAATTCTTTGGAGGATATATTTGGTTTTAATCTAGAAGTTCAGGTACAGGAAGCTCATGAATCTAAAATAGAAAAGTCGCTTGTTAAAAAACTATTTCCTGTTGATCCTCCCGGCCGAAGCGGTTTTCAAAATGATACCTATGGAAGCCAGTTTGCATCGAGTGATCTGAGTCGTTACGCATTTATAGCAGATAAAACCATTGAAAAACTTTTTAATGAATCAGAGAAATTATCGGCAGTAAAACCGCCAAATAAAATAACCAAGAAGCAAACGGCTCAAATTCTATCTTATTATCTCTCTAAAATATATCGACGTTCACTTAATAAGGAAGAAATTGCTTCATTAAAAGTTTTGATAGGAAAAAATACGGATCTTTGGTCGATGCTTAGGATGGAGTTAAAAGCAGCCCTGATTTCTCCAAAATTCCTTTATAGAGGTTTGGATATAAAAGGTACGGCGGGAGAAGTTTTTTCTGTAAGTAACGATGAATTAGCTCAGCGACTTTCTTATTTTCTTTGGGGTTCGGTACCCGATGAAAAGTTATTAAAACTCGCTAAAAATAAGAGCTTAAAAGATGAGGAGGTTTGGGAGATGCAAATAAAACGCATGGTTGAAGACCAACGTAGTCAGCGTTTTATTGAAGATATAGCCGTTCAGTGGTTTGCACTCAATGAAATGGATCACTTGGGGGGACGCTTGCCCTATGATGATGCCTTAAAAAATCAACCGATTAAGTTTTTTGAATATCTTATCAAAGAAGACCGTCCTTTAATTGAATTAATTGATTCAAAAGTGACTTACGCAAATGGCCTGATTGAAAAATTTTATAAAAAAGATTCAAAGCAAATCACTCGTGTCGGAAAAGAGAAAGGTATTGAGATGGTCATTCAGCCCTTACAAAAAATTGAGCTTAAGAATACCGAGAATCGAGGAGGAATCTTGACGATGCCGGGGATACTTGCCATGAATGGAGTGAAAGGACGTACGAGCCCGGTTTTACGTGGTACGTGGGTATTAGAACGAATCCTCGGAGATCATCTACCTGAGCCTCCTATGGATGTGGGAGCAGTGCCTAATAATAAAAAAGGAGAGATCCTTACATTTCGTCAACGTTTTGAAGCTCATCGCAGTAATAAAACTTGTGCCGTATGTCACGATCGTATTGACCCTCTTGGTTTTGCTTTGGAATCGTATGATGATTCCGGAGGTTTTCGTACACATGAAATGATAGGAAAAAAGAAAAATGCAAAAAAAGGAGCTGCTATTGATGCTTCGGGTCAAATGCCTAGTGGTGAAAAGTTTAAGTCTTTTTTAGAACTAAAAAGTACCTTAGTTAATAATCATAGTGAAACAATCACCCGTAATATTGTGAAACGATTTATGTCCTATGCACTTTGTCGAAAATTAGAATTATATGATCAGCCAGAAGTTGAGCGTATCACGAAACAACTCAACGAGAACCAAGGTACGTATTTAGAACTCATAAAATTAGTTACCACCAGTTTACCTTTCACAAAAACAGTTATTGCAGAGGAAATTTAA
- a CDS encoding DUF1552 domain-containing protein: MNTRLNRRSFLRGAGALMPLPFLNIMEAKAQGSANDQLPVRFVSLFKPNGIHPPSWNINDGKEHDFQLSPLMKPFAKHKKDLIILDNMGDWGFSGHHDSSRRFLCGDHRNRSASIDQLIAEKIGQGTAVKSLELTTEGLFTNKPECSYISYDKNGKAIPRQSDPQIVFDQLFRSPASNPRKRREMTSLLDRVNDDAKSLLRRAGKEDKQILDEYLTAVRETEIRMQSLSKKQSNKYDFNSFQRPKSAVNVDELVNTMLDLQALALWTDSTRVSSFMLGNDNSRMIFDFLGINEQHHYLSHFYRNFSSENISNLMKINYWHMEKFNYLLTKMKSYRDHNGSLLDHSIVHFGTGMAHSDNHTSKRIPTILAGKGGGLLKTGRYLRYADNQSMSNLHLTLLEKFGINVDSYGRSNTSLQGLSGENFDAYVEREFERWVKENRGVVTVQGRLRFSDDINETRTFYIDLTDGRSVKIETTFKEFHDLNLAYHMGTAVVLSGKGTMQDQQVLIKKVQSIKSLFGKQAGGTPG; the protein is encoded by the coding sequence ATGAATACACGACTTAATAGAAGGAGCTTTCTCAGAGGTGCAGGAGCACTGATGCCTTTGCCTTTTTTGAATATCATGGAAGCTAAAGCTCAAGGCAGTGCCAATGATCAACTACCTGTTCGTTTTGTTTCATTATTTAAACCAAATGGTATTCATCCACCGTCTTGGAATATTAATGATGGTAAAGAGCATGACTTTCAGTTGTCACCTTTAATGAAACCTTTTGCTAAACATAAGAAAGATTTGATTATACTAGATAATATGGGCGACTGGGGCTTTTCTGGGCACCATGATTCTTCACGTCGTTTCTTATGTGGTGACCACCGTAATCGTTCGGCTTCAATCGATCAGTTGATTGCGGAAAAAATAGGACAAGGCACAGCCGTGAAATCACTCGAGTTGACAACCGAGGGGCTTTTCACCAATAAACCTGAGTGTAGTTATATTTCTTACGACAAAAATGGTAAAGCGATTCCTCGTCAAAGTGATCCTCAAATAGTTTTTGATCAACTCTTTCGTAGTCCTGCGAGTAATCCTCGTAAGCGACGTGAAATGACAAGTCTCTTAGACCGAGTTAATGATGATGCAAAATCTCTGTTGCGCCGTGCAGGAAAAGAAGATAAACAGATTTTAGATGAATACTTAACGGCAGTACGTGAAACTGAAATTCGTATGCAAAGTCTCAGTAAAAAACAATCGAATAAATATGACTTCAATTCCTTTCAGCGACCTAAGAGTGCGGTGAATGTAGATGAACTCGTGAATACGATGTTGGATCTCCAAGCCTTAGCTTTATGGACAGATAGCACACGAGTTTCTAGCTTTATGCTTGGGAATGATAATAGTCGTATGATTTTTGATTTTCTAGGGATTAATGAACAGCATCATTACCTATCACATTTTTATAGAAATTTCAGCTCTGAAAACATCTCAAATCTGATGAAAATAAATTATTGGCATATGGAGAAGTTTAACTACTTACTTACTAAAATGAAGTCTTATCGTGACCATAATGGGAGCTTGTTAGATCATAGTATTGTGCACTTTGGCACTGGGATGGCTCATAGTGATAATCATACCTCAAAGCGTATTCCCACTATCTTAGCAGGGAAGGGTGGAGGACTATTGAAAACGGGTCGTTATTTACGTTATGCGGATAACCAATCCATGTCGAATTTACATTTAACACTACTAGAAAAATTTGGTATTAATGTAGATTCCTACGGTCGAAGCAATACGTCTTTACAAGGTTTAAGTGGAGAAAATTTTGATGCTTATGTCGAGCGTGAATTTGAACGTTGGGTGAAAGAAAATAGAGGAGTCGTAACGGTACAAGGACGATTGCGTTTCTCAGATGATATCAATGAAACACGTACCTTCTATATTGATCTTACAGATGGACGTAGTGTAAAAATCGAAACGACCTTCAAGGAATTCCACGATTTAAATTTAGCTTACCATATGGGTACGGCAGTCGTGCTTTCGGGTAAAGGAACGATGCAGGATCAACAAGTTCTCATAAAGAAAGTTCAATCCATTAAATCACTCTTCGGAAAACAAGCAGGAGGCACACCTGGATGA
- a CDS encoding sulfatase: MKYLIMMIHLIGMVTLQSKDQVQPNIVFILLDDFGVKDLGCYGSAFHESPHIDQLAKEGVRFTNSYAAHSVCGPSRTAIISGRSAPRLGLAGIGGNIQKVDLPWPKVLQNKGYKNCFAGKWHMGGDDSVLPAGFDVNISGCNVGQVSDYYYPYKRFDDKPYGQDVQGMEDGKEGDFLTDKITDKVLDFIDENHKNPFLVYFSFYQTHKSYDKKDVDGKERISQGKLEDTEYFERKLANNLSIPRNKTRELHHGKSKAIEALTQSNAGFAAQIKVVDDNLGRLFKKLKDLNLEENTIVIFTSDQGSLCSNKRAISTQAPYRLGKGWHFEGGLRVPLIMKWPTKIKAGTINKTPTISMDLYPTILDMLNIPQQEEQSLDGVNIWPALQRGKTISFDRTWRWAFASNHSSGHRKSAAIRQGDYKLIYWYEDKHTELYNVVNDIGENHNIIIKHPELAASLKKELLAPDYMKTYRK; the protein is encoded by the coding sequence ATGAAATATTTAATAATGATGATTCATTTAATTGGCATGGTCACACTCCAGTCAAAAGACCAAGTTCAGCCTAATATTGTCTTCATACTCTTGGATGATTTTGGAGTTAAAGACTTAGGCTGTTATGGCAGTGCTTTTCATGAAAGTCCGCATATTGATCAACTAGCAAAAGAAGGTGTAAGATTCACGAATTCCTATGCTGCACACTCGGTTTGTGGCCCTTCGCGTACAGCCATCATTTCAGGACGATCAGCACCAAGATTAGGGCTTGCAGGCATCGGCGGAAATATTCAAAAGGTCGATTTGCCGTGGCCAAAAGTTTTGCAAAACAAAGGCTATAAAAATTGCTTTGCGGGGAAGTGGCACATGGGAGGAGACGACAGCGTTTTACCTGCGGGATTTGATGTGAATATTTCGGGTTGCAATGTGGGGCAAGTTTCTGATTATTATTACCCCTACAAAAGATTTGATGACAAGCCCTATGGTCAAGATGTCCAAGGAATGGAAGATGGCAAAGAGGGCGATTTCCTAACAGATAAAATTACGGATAAAGTTTTAGATTTCATTGATGAGAATCACAAAAATCCCTTCCTGGTTTATTTTTCTTTTTACCAAACACATAAATCTTATGATAAAAAGGACGTGGATGGTAAAGAAAGGATATCACAAGGCAAGCTTGAAGATACTGAATACTTTGAAAGAAAGCTTGCGAATAATCTCAGTATTCCAAGAAATAAGACTCGCGAGCTTCATCATGGGAAATCAAAAGCAATAGAAGCACTTACGCAAAGTAATGCAGGTTTTGCAGCTCAAATCAAAGTGGTAGATGATAATTTAGGTAGACTTTTCAAGAAACTTAAAGATTTAAATTTGGAAGAGAATACAATTGTTATTTTTACTTCAGATCAAGGGAGTCTGTGCTCCAATAAGAGGGCTATATCGACTCAAGCACCTTATCGACTAGGTAAAGGTTGGCACTTTGAAGGTGGCCTGCGAGTTCCTCTCATTATGAAATGGCCAACAAAGATCAAAGCAGGTACAATCAATAAGACCCCGACGATCAGTATGGATCTTTATCCGACAATTCTTGATATGCTTAATATACCTCAGCAAGAAGAGCAATCACTTGATGGTGTTAATATTTGGCCTGCACTACAAAGAGGTAAAACGATTTCTTTTGATCGTACTTGGCGTTGGGCTTTTGCATCAAACCATAGCTCTGGACACCGTAAGTCGGCAGCGATCCGCCAGGGAGACTATAAACTCATCTATTGGTATGAAGATAAGCACACAGAGCTTTATAATGTCGTCAATGATATTGGCGAAAACCATAATATCATCATCAAGCACCCTGAGCTTGCAGCAAGTTTAAAAAAGGAACTACTTGCTCCTGATTACATGAAGACTTATCGCAAGTAA
- a CDS encoding sensor histidine kinase, with amino-acid sequence MAFNDTVLAWSTKRLFAFCFCLAFVYFFYTQSSKNKQVPDYNELIMSDASSLIFENQIILKPLASDELIKELATKHDAFVYIVNIHGLMLYASTPSSHQFNDLEILDKLVFKPELTIYQNVDYNSGKNFLRFYLPYATPELPTETTFLIIDKTFYTTNPYISALKPALFYALLASSLLSLIFSLFIARPIGQQINSIKLAFGQQNDEHRPNYKGIPELMKIRQTQDSLHRKNTQRQLKQSTEIQYWESFFNAIPTGLIIVNQDNSIINANQESFNLFKTPSIAQPKGTFIMAAYKNSDLSRLSNDFIASGQEFNETEIQVFRQGDERKLNMKLVRIPLRNGKGHGLIIVINDITRIRQLENTRKEFVSNVSHELKTPITVTLGFLETLEDCLDDPEQAQYFLKIIKRNTHRLDNIIQDLLTLSRLETQEKEQVIGYEKKDILKSLNSTIDLVSEELKSNHVKLECQIYSHDLKLNHGLIELAVRNLLENAIRYSDPDNAVIKLNMSHTDQNLTIKISDNGPGIPSQFHERIFQRFFRVDESRDRNTGGSGLGLSIVKHIIQLHNGSINIDSNVGQGSCFILVIPK; translated from the coding sequence ATGGCATTTAATGACACCGTATTAGCTTGGAGTACTAAGCGACTCTTTGCTTTTTGCTTTTGTCTTGCATTTGTTTATTTTTTCTATACTCAAAGTTCAAAAAATAAACAAGTACCTGATTATAATGAACTCATTATGTCAGATGCGTCATCATTGATTTTCGAAAATCAAATAATCTTAAAGCCCCTAGCGAGTGATGAACTGATTAAAGAACTCGCTACAAAGCACGATGCCTTTGTCTACATAGTTAATATCCACGGGCTCATGCTCTATGCCAGCACACCCTCTTCACATCAGTTTAACGATCTCGAAATTCTTGATAAGCTCGTCTTTAAACCTGAACTCACTATTTATCAGAATGTTGATTATAATAGTGGCAAAAATTTCCTGCGTTTTTACCTCCCCTACGCGACTCCTGAATTGCCGACGGAAACAACCTTCCTCATTATCGACAAAACTTTTTACACCACGAACCCCTACATCTCTGCCCTTAAACCCGCGCTATTTTATGCACTTTTAGCGAGTTCCCTACTCAGCTTGATTTTCAGTCTCTTCATCGCTCGCCCCATTGGTCAACAAATCAATTCTATCAAGCTCGCTTTTGGGCAACAAAATGATGAACACCGCCCCAATTATAAGGGTATCCCCGAATTGATGAAAATACGTCAAACCCAAGATTCTCTACACAGAAAAAACACCCAGCGTCAACTTAAACAAAGTACAGAGATCCAATATTGGGAAAGTTTTTTTAATGCGATACCAACCGGACTTATTATTGTCAATCAAGACAATAGTATCATCAATGCTAATCAAGAGAGTTTTAATTTATTCAAGACTCCTAGTATTGCGCAGCCAAAAGGTACTTTTATTATGGCGGCTTATAAGAATTCGGATTTAAGTCGATTATCTAATGATTTTATTGCTTCAGGCCAAGAATTCAATGAAACGGAAATACAAGTTTTTCGTCAAGGAGATGAACGTAAGCTCAATATGAAGTTGGTTCGTATTCCATTGCGCAATGGTAAAGGACATGGCCTTATTATCGTCATCAATGATATTACACGTATTCGTCAATTAGAAAATACTCGTAAAGAATTCGTCTCTAATGTTTCACACGAACTTAAAACTCCCATCACTGTAACACTAGGATTTCTCGAAACACTTGAAGATTGCCTAGATGACCCCGAACAAGCACAGTACTTCCTCAAAATCATTAAACGTAATACACATCGCTTAGATAACATCATTCAAGACTTACTCACCTTATCTCGTTTGGAAACACAGGAGAAAGAGCAAGTGATTGGCTATGAGAAAAAAGATATTTTAAAGAGCTTAAATAGTACAATTGACTTAGTTTCAGAAGAGCTGAAAAGTAATCATGTGAAACTTGAATGCCAGATATATAGTCATGATTTAAAACTAAACCATGGTCTAATTGAACTCGCAGTTCGCAATTTACTTGAGAATGCGATTCGTTACTCAGACCCAGACAATGCGGTGATCAAATTAAATATGAGTCACACTGATCAGAATTTGACTATTAAAATATCTGATAACGGCCCTGGCATTCCCAGCCAATTTCACGAACGTATCTTTCAACGCTTCTTTCGTGTCGATGAATCCCGTGACCGCAACACAGGGGGCTCAGGGCTCGGCTTATCCATAGTGAAGCACATTATCCAACTACATAATGGATCCATTAATATCGATTCTAACGTAGGGCAAGGAAGTTGCTTCATTTTAGTCATCCCAAAGTAG
- a CDS encoding response regulator, whose amino-acid sequence MASKRILVVDDEIDIRELLNFTLSKEGYDVLSTGKGTEAISMVETHAPSLVILDGMLPGMDGNDICYKLKNNKATSHIPVIMLSARTDETDQIIGLRLGADDYIPKPFSPKILIAKIDAILRRTEFTRNEDNEEEIIRHEGLVLNKGDFSATLNEKTLQLTAVEYKLLYFLCKKPGRVYTRERILEEIRGDDVIITGRTVDVHILSLRRKLGDFADLIETVRGVGYKIVS is encoded by the coding sequence ATGGCTAGCAAACGCATTCTTGTCGTCGATGATGAAATCGACATTCGTGAACTTCTTAATTTCACTCTAAGTAAAGAAGGTTACGACGTCCTGAGTACAGGCAAAGGGACTGAGGCTATATCTATGGTTGAGACCCACGCGCCATCTTTAGTTATTCTCGATGGCATGCTTCCGGGCATGGATGGCAACGACATCTGCTATAAGCTAAAAAATAATAAGGCGACTAGTCATATCCCAGTCATTATGCTTTCAGCAAGAACTGATGAGACAGATCAAATCATCGGCTTACGCTTGGGTGCAGATGATTATATTCCTAAGCCCTTTAGTCCTAAAATTCTGATTGCAAAAATTGATGCAATTTTACGCCGCACAGAGTTCACCAGAAATGAAGATAACGAGGAAGAGATCATTCGTCATGAAGGTCTAGTCCTCAATAAAGGTGATTTTTCCGCTACCCTGAACGAAAAAACTCTACAGTTAACTGCAGTGGAATATAAGTTATTGTATTTTCTTTGCAAAAAACCAGGGCGTGTTTATACACGTGAACGCATACTTGAAGAAATTCGTGGTGACGATGTGATTATTACAGGTCGCACGGTGGATGTACATATTCTTTCTCTAAGGCGTAAACTAGGCGATTTTGCCGATCTAATAGAAACCGTTCGCGGTGTAGGTTATAAAATAGTATCCTAA
- the phoU gene encoding phosphate signaling complex protein PhoU: MKTHMDRELTILKNRLLELAGDVNSSLNMSYKALIDVDKELANQVIKHDEAIDEEEINIEEDSLKILALYQPVASDLREVISILKINNDLERIGDLSVNICRYLKKIIKAGPVEVPELFHEMFPKVLHMMNLTIDCCYNDKLATVIEVCNLDLEVDKLNKELIMHITDRISKNDGNLTQLMFFFSMTRTLERTADYFTNICEDIYYKVSGSIVRHHAELMTAEEEEDD; this comes from the coding sequence ATGAAAACTCATATGGATCGTGAACTCACTATTCTTAAAAACCGCCTGCTTGAACTTGCTGGAGACGTCAACTCAAGTCTAAATATGAGCTACAAGGCTCTTATCGATGTAGACAAAGAACTTGCTAATCAAGTTATCAAACACGATGAAGCGATTGATGAAGAAGAAATCAATATAGAAGAAGATTCACTTAAAATTTTAGCACTTTATCAACCCGTGGCTTCCGACCTTCGCGAAGTTATCAGTATCTTGAAAATAAATAATGATTTAGAACGCATTGGCGACCTTTCTGTTAACATTTGCCGCTATCTCAAAAAAATCATTAAAGCTGGTCCTGTAGAAGTTCCCGAACTCTTTCACGAGATGTTCCCCAAAGTGCTGCACATGATGAACCTCACAATTGATTGTTGTTACAACGATAAGCTTGCAACTGTTATCGAAGTGTGTAATCTTGATTTAGAAGTTGATAAACTCAACAAGGAACTCATCATGCATATCACCGATCGCATCAGTAAAAATGATGGTAATTTGACTCAACTCATGTTCTTTTTCTCAATGACACGTACACTTGAACGTACCGCAGATTATTTCACCAATATCTGTGAGGATATCTACTATAAAGTTTCTGGTTCTATAGTCCGTCACCATGCGGAACTTATGACTGCTGAAGAAGAGGAGGACGATTAA
- the pstB gene encoding phosphate ABC transporter ATP-binding protein PstB, producing the protein MNQVNKKLIEIKNFDFLYGTNQVLFDVNMDIPEKEVVAYIGPSGCGKSTLLRNMNRMNDLVEGISHRGDITINNNSIYSKDTDVIALRRRVGMVFQHSNPFPKSIYENVVYGLRIAGRNNKAELDEVVEKSLKAAALWDEVKDRLDKNALGLSGGQKQRLCIARTIACQPEIILMDEPCSALDPLATTKIEELIHELKKDFTIVIVTHNMHQAARVSDKTAFFYMGKLIEFDQTENIFSNPSNKQTEDYISGRFG; encoded by the coding sequence ATGAATCAAGTTAACAAAAAACTTATTGAGATTAAAAATTTCGATTTTCTTTATGGCACGAACCAAGTTTTGTTCGACGTCAATATGGATATTCCCGAAAAAGAAGTGGTCGCTTATATCGGCCCCTCTGGTTGCGGTAAGTCGACTCTACTCCGCAATATGAATCGCATGAACGATCTCGTTGAAGGCATTTCACATCGCGGCGATATCACAATCAATAATAATAGTATTTATAGTAAGGACACCGATGTCATTGCATTGCGTCGTCGTGTTGGCATGGTTTTTCAGCACTCAAATCCTTTCCCTAAATCTATTTATGAAAACGTTGTTTATGGCTTGCGTATTGCGGGTCGTAACAATAAAGCTGAACTCGATGAAGTCGTAGAAAAAAGTTTAAAAGCTGCGGCTCTTTGGGATGAAGTCAAAGATCGTCTAGATAAAAATGCCCTAGGACTCTCCGGAGGGCAAAAACAGCGCCTCTGTATAGCACGCACCATTGCCTGTCAACCAGAAATCATCTTAATGGATGAACCTTGCTCTGCATTAGACCCACTCGCAACGACTAAAATTGAAGAGCTCATTCATGAACTCAAAAAAGATTTTACTATTGTCATCGTTACTCATAATATGCATCAAGCCGCTCGTGTCTCAGATAAAACCGCTTTCTTTTATATGGGAAAACTCATCGAATTTGATCAAACCGAGAATATATTCTCTAACCCCAGCAATAAACAAACCGAGGACTACATCAGTGGTCGCTTTGGATAA